A stretch of Fundicoccus culcitae DNA encodes these proteins:
- the xylB gene encoding xylulokinase codes for MSYVLGIDLGTSSLKGLLMNQQGEIVATASSNYDLHHPAPGFSEQNPEDWYTACVAVMEKLNITVTDFKEQLEGISFSGQMHSLVLLDEDLNVLRPAILWNDVRTTAECEFIMSTYSNELYAITKNRALEGFTLPKVLWVQKHEPDIWQKVAHLLLPKDYLRLKLTGQLNMDYADAAGTLLFDINAKQWSQSILDQFQIPINILPTAVESIAYVGDLLADSVPNITFEKTVKVFAGGADNACAALGAGVMDETVGMSSIGTSGVFLAYEQNGQSDYQGKLHLFNHTIPNSYYSMGVTLAAGHSLSWFKETFAADLSFDELLEDIADVPIGSKGLLFTPYISGERTPHIDSTIRGSFIGIDASHSLKHFTRSVIEGITFSLKDVQMLMTEAANKSFEKIISVGGGAQNPTWLQIQADVFNAPVVALKSEQGPGLGAAMIATLGLGWFPSVEACVTQCVTYKNPVNPIPENVNKYQQIYAVYKTVYTNTKELSRQLSHL; via the coding sequence ATGAGTTATGTATTAGGAATTGATTTAGGCACAAGTTCACTTAAAGGCTTGTTGATGAATCAGCAAGGTGAAATTGTCGCAACAGCTAGTTCTAACTACGATTTACATCATCCAGCCCCAGGCTTTTCTGAGCAAAATCCTGAAGACTGGTATACAGCTTGCGTAGCTGTCATGGAAAAATTAAATATCACTGTGACAGATTTTAAGGAGCAATTGGAAGGAATTAGTTTTTCCGGTCAAATGCATAGTTTGGTATTGCTTGACGAAGATTTAAATGTTCTTCGTCCTGCCATCCTATGGAATGATGTTCGAACAACGGCTGAGTGTGAATTTATCATGTCAACCTACTCTAATGAACTGTATGCCATCACGAAAAATCGTGCCCTTGAAGGGTTCACGCTACCTAAAGTTTTATGGGTGCAAAAACATGAACCAGACATTTGGCAAAAAGTCGCTCATTTATTATTACCCAAAGACTACTTAAGACTCAAATTGACTGGTCAACTCAACATGGATTACGCTGACGCAGCTGGCACACTTTTATTCGATATTAATGCCAAACAATGGTCGCAAAGTATTTTAGACCAATTCCAAATCCCAATCAATATCTTACCAACAGCCGTGGAATCCATTGCCTACGTTGGTGATCTTTTAGCTGATTCAGTTCCTAATATAACTTTTGAGAAAACCGTAAAAGTTTTTGCGGGTGGTGCAGATAACGCCTGTGCCGCTCTTGGAGCAGGCGTCATGGATGAAACCGTTGGTATGAGTAGTATCGGAACCTCTGGCGTATTTTTAGCTTACGAACAAAATGGACAAAGTGACTATCAAGGGAAATTGCATTTGTTTAACCATACCATTCCTAATAGCTATTACTCGATGGGGGTAACCTTGGCAGCAGGCCATAGTTTGAGTTGGTTCAAAGAGACCTTTGCTGCAGATTTATCTTTTGATGAATTGTTAGAAGACATTGCTGACGTCCCAATTGGTTCAAAGGGTTTACTGTTTACGCCCTATATCAGTGGCGAACGGACGCCACATATCGACAGCACCATAAGAGGGAGTTTTATCGGGATAGATGCTTCGCATAGCTTGAAACATTTTACCCGCTCGGTCATTGAAGGGATCACTTTCTCATTGAAAGACGTGCAAATGTTGATGACTGAAGCAGCCAATAAAAGCTTTGAAAAAATCATTTCGGTCGGAGGAGGCGCACAAAACCCAACATGGCTTCAAATCCAGGCAGATGTCTTTAATGCACCAGTCGTTGCCCTCAAATCAGAACAAGGCCCCGGCTTAGGTGCCGCCATGATTGCCACGCTCGGTCTTGGTTGGTTCCCCTCAGTGGAAGCTTGTGTCACTCAATGTGTGACTTATAAGAACCCTGTGAACCCCATCCCTGAAAATGTTAATAAATATCAACAAATCTATGCTGTATATAAAACCGTTTATACTAACACAAAAGAATTATCACGCCAACTAAGCCATCTATAA
- a CDS encoding ABC transporter substrate-binding protein yields the protein MKKIINTFNKIVFSTLTLSALVNPIAYAQDEDVETYGSGDKVLEIWSFTNEINTMIEDYFLVDNPDIDFSIEIVNIPTAEFEAKLDPIVGTDAAPDLILLEQNFVKKYVESGLMADLSQFENVMSGSENTYDYVKGIGTSADGTFYANSWQSAPGAFFYRASLAEELLGITEPEELQSRLSDWDGFVEVAREVKEASNGEVYMISGIDDLRFAYLGTREQGWVVDGHLVIDPQMDKLLDTALLMNEEGLMLDAPPESEAYFGGMSQDEIFGYSLPSWGLHFWLKPNGGDATAGDWRMIEGPSAYFRGGTWLGALSNSDMLEEASEVITYITTNPDFLTKWALDTGDIVSDVNVVEEIKGEYSDEFLGGQNHYAAFADLIGNINGEIITEYDQAINVLFVDHALTPYSKGEIDKETALNNFKAQVQNSFPNLVID from the coding sequence ATGAAAAAAATAATAAATACTTTCAACAAAATAGTTTTTAGTACATTAACTTTAAGTGCACTAGTTAATCCAATTGCGTACGCTCAAGATGAGGATGTTGAAACATACGGTTCAGGGGATAAAGTATTAGAAATTTGGTCTTTTACTAATGAAATTAATACGATGATTGAAGATTATTTCCTAGTAGATAATCCAGATATTGATTTTTCAATAGAAATTGTTAATATTCCAACAGCAGAATTTGAAGCGAAACTTGATCCTATCGTAGGAACTGATGCTGCTCCAGATTTAATTCTCCTTGAACAAAATTTCGTGAAAAAATATGTAGAGTCTGGGTTAATGGCAGATCTATCACAATTTGAAAATGTTATGTCTGGTTCGGAGAACACTTATGACTATGTTAAGGGTATTGGTACAAGTGCAGATGGTACTTTTTATGCTAATTCTTGGCAATCTGCACCAGGAGCTTTCTTCTATAGAGCAAGCTTAGCAGAGGAACTTCTAGGAATTACGGAGCCAGAAGAGTTACAAAGTAGATTATCTGATTGGGATGGATTTGTTGAAGTAGCCCGAGAAGTAAAAGAAGCATCAAATGGTGAGGTATACATGATTTCTGGTATCGATGATTTGCGTTTTGCATATTTAGGGACAAGAGAACAAGGTTGGGTAGTAGATGGACACCTAGTGATTGATCCTCAAATGGATAAATTATTAGATACTGCTTTATTAATGAATGAAGAAGGATTAATGTTAGATGCTCCACCTGAATCCGAAGCGTACTTTGGTGGAATGTCTCAAGATGAAATATTTGGTTATAGCTTACCAAGTTGGGGATTACATTTCTGGTTAAAACCAAATGGAGGAGATGCAACGGCAGGTGACTGGAGAATGATTGAAGGACCTAGTGCATATTTCCGTGGAGGAACTTGGTTAGGTGCGTTAAGTAATTCTGACATGTTAGAAGAAGCATCAGAGGTTATTACATACATTACAACCAATCCTGATTTCTTAACTAAATGGGCTTTAGATACAGGAGATATTGTATCTGATGTCAATGTAGTTGAAGAAATTAAAGGTGAATACAGTGATGAGTTTTTAGGCGGACAAAATCACTATGCAGCTTTTGCAGATTTAATTGGAAATATTAACGGTGAGATAATTACTGAATATGATCAAGCAATTAATGTACTCTTTGTTGATCACGCATTAACACCATATTCTAAGGGTGAAATCGATAAAGAAACCGCACTAAACAACTTCAAAGCACAAGTTCAAAACTCTTTCCCTAATTTAGTTATTGATTAA
- a CDS encoding carbohydrate ABC transporter permease yields the protein MENEKKQVIKYAKIKNTNKYGYIFIAPFFIVFAIFNFYPTLNTIYLSFQNIAGFQTEGIFIGLTNYINLLKNNLFIQSIKNTLILWTLNFIPQIVIAMLLAYWFTNSRLKLKGQTFFKSIFYLPNIITAASVAVIFYALFSYPRGPINLLLIRLNILDSPYDFFRNVTFTRGLVAFIQFWMWYGQTAIVLISGILSIDRSLYEAAEVDGATPWQSFRKITLPLLKPITVYVLITSLVGGLQMFDIPLLLTNGGPNGSVETVMTYIYKQAFQGGRNISIAAAASIYLLIITSVLSLVIFYVIRDRKAKKA from the coding sequence ATGGAAAATGAAAAAAAACAAGTAATAAAATATGCAAAAATTAAAAACACCAATAAGTATGGTTATATATTTATTGCGCCTTTTTTTATTGTGTTTGCAATTTTTAATTTTTACCCTACACTTAACACTATATATTTATCTTTTCAAAATATTGCTGGCTTTCAAACTGAAGGAATATTCATAGGTTTAACTAATTATATTAATTTGCTTAAAAATAATCTTTTTATTCAATCTATAAAAAACACACTAATCTTATGGACTTTAAATTTTATTCCACAGATTGTCATAGCAATGCTTCTTGCATATTGGTTTACAAATTCTCGTTTAAAACTTAAAGGGCAAACATTTTTCAAAAGTATTTTTTATTTACCTAACATTATCACCGCAGCTTCTGTTGCAGTAATTTTTTATGCACTTTTTAGTTATCCTCGAGGGCCAATAAATTTACTCCTGATAAGATTGAATATTTTAGATAGTCCTTATGACTTTTTCCGAAATGTTACCTTTACTAGAGGTTTAGTAGCTTTTATTCAATTCTGGATGTGGTATGGTCAGACAGCAATCGTACTAATTTCTGGGATACTAAGTATCGATCGTTCTTTATATGAGGCAGCAGAGGTTGATGGCGCAACGCCTTGGCAATCATTTAGGAAAATAACCTTACCATTACTAAAACCAATTACTGTATATGTTTTAATAACATCGCTAGTAGGCGGATTACAAATGTTTGATATACCATTGTTGCTAACCAATGGTGGACCTAATGGTAGTGTAGAGACTGTTATGACATATATATATAAACAAGCATTTCAAGGTGGAAGGAATATAAGTATTGCAGCTGCTGCATCTATTTACTTATTAATAATAACTTCTGTCTTAAGTTTAGTTATTTTTTATGTTATACGTGATAGAAAGGCAAAGAAGGCATGA
- a CDS encoding GNAT family N-acetyltransferase: protein MVEYRDALVQERTEILQLADSVFNMNAAQLLPKTYGGRYPFEKITKVAVNHTGLIIAQVAVLPQLLHVGDNVLKANYVGTVSVHPDFRGQGHMQQLMNASLDEMSGVYDLSVLSGQRQRYEYYGYTVGGIEYQFHFEAPNVRHGLKDVETQAFSILPIVENDTYLEDIYTLISQKNVYIDREKDYLFEILHTFNLKPFNILLKDEWVGYFLSVEDQSALIELGLKDEKYLKPFLKYFLDGKDELQISTAAYDLERNQILSELAERYSIHPVLNINILNFQSVIEAFLRLKQDQVGLSEGSFSAYFDGQPITITVSQKQVNVDGKAEANAPQLTKLQAQALLLSPFGNPNKYPIPNDWFPLPIFWHGTDKF from the coding sequence ATGGTAGAATATCGCGACGCATTAGTCCAAGAGCGGACTGAAATTCTTCAGTTAGCCGATTCTGTATTTAATATGAATGCAGCGCAGTTGTTGCCAAAAACGTATGGTGGTCGCTATCCATTCGAAAAAATAACGAAAGTGGCGGTTAATCATACAGGGTTGATTATTGCTCAAGTAGCTGTGTTGCCGCAATTACTTCATGTGGGAGACAATGTTCTAAAGGCGAATTATGTCGGCACGGTATCGGTTCATCCCGATTTTCGTGGGCAAGGGCATATGCAGCAACTAATGAATGCATCGCTAGATGAAATGTCTGGAGTCTACGATTTGAGCGTTTTAAGTGGTCAACGACAACGTTATGAATATTATGGTTATACCGTTGGTGGCATCGAGTATCAATTTCATTTTGAAGCACCGAATGTGCGGCATGGGTTGAAGGATGTTGAAACACAGGCTTTTTCAATCCTTCCAATAGTAGAAAATGATACGTATTTAGAGGATATATATACCCTTATTTCGCAGAAAAATGTGTATATTGACAGAGAAAAAGACTATTTATTTGAGATATTACATACGTTTAACTTAAAACCATTTAACATATTACTCAAAGATGAATGGGTTGGGTATTTTTTAAGTGTTGAAGATCAATCCGCGTTGATTGAATTGGGTTTAAAAGATGAAAAATACCTAAAACCGTTCTTAAAGTATTTTCTTGATGGGAAAGATGAACTGCAGATTTCCACCGCAGCGTACGATCTGGAAAGAAATCAAATCTTGTCTGAATTAGCAGAGAGGTATTCGATACACCCAGTTTTAAACATCAATATCCTGAACTTCCAATCCGTTATTGAGGCATTTCTAAGGCTTAAACAGGATCAGGTGGGTTTATCTGAAGGATCTTTTTCAGCTTATTTTGATGGTCAACCAATTACAATTACGGTTTCACAAAAGCAAGTGAATGTTGATGGCAAAGCAGAAGCGAACGCGCCTCAATTAACTAAACTCCAAGCGCAAGCCTTATTGTTAAGCCCTTTTGGAAACCCCAATAAATACCCCATCCCTAACGATTGGTTTCCTTTACCCATTTTTTGGCATGGGACTGACAAATTTTAA
- a CDS encoding ROK family protein → MVTDKFLIREQNVSLVLNTIIRESEISRAKISQISGLNKASVSTITKDLIDNDLVFEIGEGEANKVGGRKPIILTFNHKAGLVLSMDLGPDYISGMLTYLNGEIINYENFEDIHLTSNNVFTYIVALYTQLTSQEYPDTPYGIVGLSLAIHGTVKDNQIMLTPNYTIGNEFIEQLAQYLSMPIYLENEANLAALGEYCFAGEYNHLVSLNIHTGIGAGFVQNGIIYQGFRGNSGEIGHSIIVPNGKACPCGNHGCLEQYASLASLTGAIKKELKLDHVSTQDIAQLYNKNEPVTQLVNENATYLSIAINNLGVLFDPEVIIINHPLYQALPHLIDEVRANLNSSLTTELIVHTSTLYNLATLYGGVANVVKQYLNIEDLKFLKTK, encoded by the coding sequence ATGGTAACCGATAAATTTCTAATCAGAGAGCAGAATGTATCACTGGTTTTAAACACAATTATTCGAGAAAGCGAAATATCCAGAGCGAAGATTTCACAAATTTCTGGTTTGAATAAAGCATCTGTGTCAACAATCACTAAAGATTTAATTGATAATGATTTAGTTTTTGAAATAGGTGAGGGTGAAGCGAATAAAGTTGGTGGACGTAAACCAATCATTCTGACATTTAACCACAAAGCTGGATTAGTTTTGTCCATGGATCTTGGTCCAGATTATATTTCGGGTATGTTAACGTATTTAAATGGTGAGATAATTAATTACGAAAATTTCGAAGATATCCATTTAACATCGAATAATGTATTTACTTATATTGTTGCGCTATACACACAACTTACATCACAAGAATATCCTGATACACCTTATGGTATCGTGGGTTTAAGTTTAGCGATTCACGGTACGGTTAAAGATAATCAAATCATGTTAACACCCAATTATACTATCGGAAATGAATTTATTGAGCAATTAGCGCAATACTTATCGATGCCAATTTATTTAGAAAATGAGGCTAACTTAGCCGCTTTAGGGGAGTATTGCTTTGCGGGTGAATACAATCATTTGGTCAGTTTGAATATCCATACAGGGATTGGTGCTGGTTTTGTTCAAAACGGCATCATCTATCAAGGCTTTAGAGGCAATAGTGGAGAAATTGGGCATAGTATAATTGTTCCAAATGGAAAAGCTTGTCCTTGTGGCAACCATGGCTGTTTAGAACAATATGCCTCGCTCGCCTCACTAACAGGAGCGATCAAAAAAGAATTGAAGCTTGATCATGTTAGTACCCAAGATATTGCGCAGCTATACAATAAAAATGAACCTGTGACTCAACTCGTTAATGAAAATGCAACTTACCTGAGCATTGCAATTAATAACTTAGGCGTTCTATTTGATCCGGAAGTAATCATTATTAATCATCCACTTTATCAAGCTTTGCCACATTTAATCGATGAAGTTCGAGCCAACTTAAATAGTTCGCTGACGACTGAACTTATCGTACACACAAGCACTCTATACAATCTGGCTACTTTATACGGCGGTGTTGCCAATGTTGTTAAGCAATACTTAAACATTGAAGACCTAAAGTTTTTGAAAACCAAATAA
- the xylA gene encoding xylose isomerase, whose product MTYFPNFDKVVFEGNKTKNQFAFRHYNPEEEILGKPMKEHLRFALAYWHTITQDGGDPFGDGTYIRTWDGETPMETAKNRVDAFFELLVKLQVEYFCFHDVDIAPQGDSLEEFFQNLDEVTDYIKEKMDETGVKLLWNTANMFTHPRYMNGAASSNNADVFAYAAAQVKKGLDLSKKLGGQNYVFWGGREGYESLLNTDIAFEQDNMARFYKMAIAYSEKIEHKIPFLIEPKPKEPSTHQYDYDAATTMAFLFKYDLQDHFKLNLEGNHATLAGHTFEHELHVARTFNALGSMDANHAETMLGWDTDEFPYNIYDTTFAMYEVLENDGIAPGGINFDSKLRRTSIDMDDLALGHIAGMDVFARGLKSAAKLKEDRFFDDLKAKRYASYQTGVGKEILDNATDFEALTEYALQHDEIQLESSHLEYVKSLINDYLV is encoded by the coding sequence ATGACATATTTTCCAAATTTTGACAAAGTCGTTTTTGAAGGGAATAAAACCAAAAATCAATTTGCATTCCGTCACTATAACCCTGAAGAAGAAATTTTAGGCAAACCAATGAAAGAACATTTACGATTCGCTTTAGCTTATTGGCATACCATTACGCAAGACGGAGGCGATCCATTCGGAGATGGGACCTATATCCGTACTTGGGATGGCGAGACACCAATGGAAACAGCTAAGAATCGCGTCGATGCATTCTTTGAACTCTTAGTGAAATTACAAGTGGAATACTTCTGTTTCCATGATGTGGATATTGCACCGCAAGGGGATTCCTTAGAAGAATTTTTCCAAAATCTTGATGAAGTAACTGACTACATCAAAGAAAAAATGGATGAAACGGGCGTTAAGTTATTGTGGAATACAGCGAACATGTTTACCCACCCACGCTATATGAATGGAGCGGCTTCATCTAATAACGCTGACGTATTTGCTTATGCAGCGGCACAGGTGAAAAAAGGATTAGACTTGAGTAAAAAACTTGGTGGACAAAACTATGTCTTCTGGGGTGGTCGTGAAGGGTATGAATCGCTCTTAAATACTGATATCGCTTTTGAGCAAGACAATATGGCTCGTTTTTATAAAATGGCGATTGCTTATTCAGAAAAAATCGAACACAAAATTCCCTTCTTAATTGAACCAAAACCAAAAGAGCCAAGCACGCATCAATATGATTACGATGCAGCTACAACGATGGCCTTTTTATTCAAATATGATTTGCAGGATCATTTTAAATTAAACTTAGAAGGTAACCATGCAACGTTGGCAGGTCATACATTCGAACATGAACTACATGTAGCTAGAACGTTTAATGCGTTGGGATCAATGGATGCTAACCATGCAGAAACGATGTTAGGTTGGGATACGGATGAATTTCCTTATAATATTTATGATACAACGTTTGCTATGTACGAAGTGTTAGAAAACGACGGTATCGCACCAGGTGGTATCAACTTCGACTCTAAATTACGTCGGACATCGATTGATATGGATGACTTAGCACTGGGTCACATTGCAGGGATGGATGTTTTTGCTCGTGGCTTGAAATCGGCAGCTAAATTGAAAGAAGACCGCTTCTTCGATGATTTGAAAGCAAAACGCTATGCTTCTTACCAAACAGGTGTCGGTAAAGAAATTCTAGATAATGCCACCGATTTTGAAGCCTTAACGGAATATGCTCTACAACACGATGAAATCCAATTAGAATCTAGTCATTTAGAATATGTTAAATCATTAATTAATGATTATTTAGTTTAG
- a CDS encoding glycoside hydrolase family 43 protein, with translation MYIKNPILKGFNPDPSILRVDDDYYIAVSTFEWSPGVVIHHSKDLKNWHQIARPLNSTYFIDMKGNPDSGGVWAPDLSYSDGKFWLVYSDVKVVNGPWKDVTNYLITADEIDGEWSEPIALNYSGFDASLFHDIDGRKWFLNMIWDHRVNRHNFNGIALQEYDPVQKKLIDEPRNIFKGTDIKLVEAPHLYRINDYYYLFTAEGGTLFNHQETVARSKCIEGPYEVHPDNPFISSFYRPNITLQRAGHGSLVETPDHEWYFAHLTSRPLPTDTESILDNRGYSPLGRETAIQKVTWKNDWPYIVGGNFPQDEVEMPIVEETIWPDDFPIIDDFNETTLNHQWNTVRNPFDEKMGSLSVNPSHLRLYGQGSFHNHFANSFVARRWQSLNFEAETKVISNPTTFQQQAGLVAYYNTNNWTSIHLTWDPDQGKVVDLLECDRRTLLQPLKNSIKVPENINYVYFKINVNRDKYFYSYSFNGKEWKKIDIIFDSRKLSDEYVQEGGFFTGAFIGLSCIDTASRTLVADFDYFRYEELD, from the coding sequence ATGTATATAAAAAATCCGATTCTTAAAGGATTTAATCCTGATCCAAGTATTCTTAGAGTTGACGATGACTATTATATTGCTGTCTCTACCTTCGAATGGTCGCCAGGTGTTGTTATCCATCATTCAAAAGATTTAAAAAATTGGCATCAAATAGCTAGACCACTAAATTCAACATATTTCATAGATATGAAAGGTAATCCCGATTCTGGTGGTGTTTGGGCGCCTGATTTATCTTATTCTGATGGAAAATTCTGGTTGGTCTACTCTGATGTAAAAGTAGTGAATGGACCTTGGAAAGATGTTACTAACTATCTTATAACAGCTGATGAAATTGATGGTGAATGGAGTGAGCCGATTGCATTAAATTACTCCGGTTTTGATGCCTCATTATTTCATGATATTGATGGTAGAAAATGGTTTTTAAATATGATTTGGGATCATCGTGTTAATCGTCACAATTTTAACGGTATTGCTTTACAGGAATATGATCCAGTACAAAAAAAGCTAATTGATGAACCTAGAAATATTTTTAAAGGAACTGATATTAAGTTAGTTGAAGCTCCTCATTTGTATAGAATCAATGATTATTATTATTTATTTACTGCAGAAGGTGGGACTTTATTTAATCATCAAGAAACAGTAGCACGATCAAAATGTATCGAAGGGCCATACGAAGTCCATCCTGACAACCCTTTTATTTCATCTTTTTATAGACCAAATATAACATTGCAAAGAGCTGGACACGGTTCATTAGTTGAGACACCAGATCATGAATGGTATTTTGCTCATCTGACTTCAAGACCCCTTCCAACTGATACTGAAAGTATTCTAGATAATCGTGGTTATAGTCCCTTAGGTCGAGAAACTGCCATTCAAAAAGTTACATGGAAGAATGACTGGCCTTATATAGTAGGTGGCAATTTCCCACAAGATGAAGTAGAAATGCCCATAGTTGAAGAAACCATTTGGCCAGATGACTTCCCCATTATTGATGATTTTAATGAAACAACATTAAACCATCAATGGAACACTGTGAGAAATCCATTTGATGAAAAAATGGGAAGCTTATCAGTTAACCCAAGTCATTTAAGATTATATGGTCAGGGTAGTTTCCACAATCATTTTGCCAACTCTTTCGTAGCAAGAAGATGGCAATCACTAAATTTTGAGGCTGAAACTAAAGTCATATCCAATCCGACAACTTTTCAACAACAAGCAGGATTAGTTGCTTACTATAATACTAATAATTGGACAAGTATACATTTAACTTGGGATCCGGACCAAGGGAAAGTAGTTGATTTATTAGAGTGTGACAGACGAACTTTACTACAACCTCTGAAAAACTCAATAAAAGTTCCCGAGAATATTAATTATGTCTATTTTAAAATCAATGTTAATCGAGATAAGTATTTTTATAGCTATTCATTTAATGGCAAAGAATGGAAAAAAATAGATATAATATTTGATTCTCGAAAATTATCTGATGAATATGTCCAGGAAGGAGGCTTTTTTACAGGAGCATTTATTGGTTTAAGTTGTATTGATACTGCTAGTAGAACTCTTGTTGCTGATTTTGACTATTTCCGTTATGAAGAATTAGATTAA
- a CDS encoding endonuclease III domain-containing protein has protein sequence MNVIKKKVINSKDLYQLLLEMNGASGKWAAETSWEIMLGAFLVQNTTWHNTQLSINQLRTVTALEPARISELSTDDLVPLIYSSGFHSSKSQLIYEWFQWMKSYDFDEFAVLKDYPDQDVLRRRLLQFKGIGNETADVLLLYIFNQGVFIADNYARKLYAGLGVAEASGYMPLKGFVEADTVLSVLEWQDFHGQILNFGKSNLKGKGPHAHALFEEFVVQ, from the coding sequence ATGAATGTTATCAAGAAAAAAGTAATCAATTCAAAAGATCTATATCAATTATTGTTAGAAATGAATGGTGCGAGCGGTAAGTGGGCAGCCGAAACAAGTTGGGAAATCATGTTAGGCGCCTTTTTAGTCCAAAATACCACTTGGCATAATACGCAACTATCCATTAATCAACTCCGCACGGTGACAGCATTAGAACCGGCACGCATCAGTGAATTATCCACAGATGACTTGGTTCCCTTAATTTATTCAAGTGGTTTTCATTCTAGTAAATCACAACTCATCTACGAATGGTTTCAATGGATGAAAAGCTACGATTTTGATGAATTCGCTGTCTTAAAAGACTATCCAGATCAAGACGTCCTCCGCAGACGATTATTACAGTTTAAAGGTATCGGCAATGAAACGGCGGATGTTTTGTTGCTTTATATTTTCAATCAAGGCGTATTTATCGCGGATAATTATGCACGTAAATTATATGCTGGTTTAGGGGTGGCAGAAGCTTCAGGCTACATGCCATTAAAAGGTTTTGTGGAGGCTGATACGGTTTTATCAGTTTTAGAATGGCAAGACTTTCATGGGCAAATTTTGAACTTTGGTAAATCAAATCTTAAAGGGAAAGGACCCCATGCGCATGCGTTGTTTGAGGAGTTTGTAGTGCAATGA
- a CDS encoding carbohydrate ABC transporter permease, producing MMNDLKKLKAQRMLIYIFFGLLTILSIIPFWIVIVNSTRSAEQIQQGMSLVPGGSFIDNWNILMDRGFNIFDGYKNSLIIAGGSTILSMYFSSLTAYGFTVYEFKGKNFLFTIILLLIMLPPQVNMIGFYRFMASVGLLDSYIPLIVPSIASAPTVFFMKQYLETVYHPSYVDSARIDGAGEFKIFHRIILPQMAPAIATMSIFSFVQSWNNFLMPLILINDRSKYTLPMLVQLLTTDTYTTEYGSLYLGVSLSVIPLILAYIFLSKRIIGGVTAGGIKM from the coding sequence ATGATGAATGACTTAAAAAAATTAAAAGCTCAACGAATGCTCATTTATATTTTCTTTGGATTGTTAACTATCCTAAGTATTATACCCTTTTGGATTGTTATTGTTAACTCAACTCGATCAGCTGAGCAAATACAACAAGGTATGTCTTTAGTACCTGGCGGAAGTTTTATTGATAACTGGAATATATTAATGGATCGTGGTTTTAATATATTTGATGGTTATAAAAACAGTTTAATCATAGCCGGTGGTTCAACTATTTTAAGTATGTATTTTTCTAGTTTAACAGCATATGGATTTACCGTATATGAATTTAAAGGAAAAAATTTCTTATTTACAATTATTTTATTGTTAATTATGCTACCACCTCAAGTAAATATGATTGGTTTTTATCGGTTTATGGCATCAGTTGGTCTGCTTGATAGTTATATTCCCCTAATAGTTCCATCAATAGCGTCTGCTCCAACCGTTTTCTTTATGAAACAATATTTAGAAACTGTTTATCACCCGTCATACGTCGACTCAGCAAGAATAGATGGTGCAGGAGAGTTTAAAATATTTCATCGTATCATATTGCCACAAATGGCACCTGCAATTGCTACCATGTCTATTTTTAGTTTTGTTCAATCATGGAACAACTTCTTAATGCCATTAATTTTAATCAATGATCGGTCGAAGTACACATTACCTATGCTAGTTCAATTATTAACAACAGACACTTATACTACTGAATACGGAAGTTTATATTTAGGTGTTTCTTTATCTGTTATTCCATTAATCCTGGCTTATATATTCCTTTCTAAGAGAATTATTGGTGGTGTCACTGCTGGTGGTATTAAGATGTAG